TTGGCGATCTTCTCGGGTCCGCAGCACTACATCTCGCCGACGTGGTATCCGGGGAAGGTGGAGCATGGGAGAGAGGTTCCGACGTGGAATTATGTTGTGGTTCACGCGTACGGATCGCTGAAGGTGATGGAGGACAAGGGCTGGATGAGAGCACACCTTGAGAGACTGACGAATGAGAACGAAGCCGAGACAGCGATGCCGTGGAAGGTGAGCGATGCGCCGGAGGAGTTTATCGAGACGATGATGAAGGGGATTGTGGGGCTGGAGCTGCCGATTGGCCGCCTGGAGGGGAAGTGGAAGGTCAGTCAGAATCGTACGGTGCGGGATCGAGAGGGAGTGCTGGAAGGATTGAGCAAGGAAGGGACGCCGGAGAGTCTGACGATGAAGGGACTGGTTGCGGACGCCATGTGAGGATTTGGACGAAGTGGTGTGGATGCCCGGCGAAGAGGTCGCCGGGCACTTTTGTTGGGGAGTTAGTGGTGGTGGTCGCCGCCGTGTTGTTCGCCGTGCTCTTCGTAGTGGGTGTGACTCTCTACGCGAGGGGCGGCTGGGCGCACGTAGGGATGGGAGTAGGGGTGAACGTAGACGCCGCGGTTGTAGTAGGTGCGTGTCCAGGGGTGGTGGTCGATGAGGATGGTGTGGCCTCCCCAGCCAAAGCCAGCGCCGTACCAGCCGAAGACGCCGAAGGCCGGGCCGATGGTGACGACGGGGCCGAAGCGGATTCCTGTGCTGATGATGAAGCCGGGGCGTGGACGATAGAAGACGATAGCCGGGCTGTAGACGGGGACGTAGTAGTAGGCGGGGTTGATGGGCTGGATCTCAAGGTAGCCGCCGTTGTCTGCGACGTTGTCGTAGGCGTTGGGGACGAGGTAGCCGTAGTCGTGAGCTAGGAGGCGCTGGCGTTGGACGGCGTCCATGACGTCGGGGCGCTGGCCGAGGACGGCGTTGCCGAGGGTGCCGGTCCACTGGGGGTCGCGAGCCATCATGTCGAGGACGTTCGGGAAGGGGAGAAGGGCGAGGACGCTGGGGTCCCAGGGGAGGTTATCGGCCTGAATGGCCTGGGCGAGGGAATCGCCGGTCATGAAGTTGTGTTGCTGGGCCCAGGTGGCGGCGTCGGGGATCTCGTTCCAGAAGGTGGAGGCGGTGAGGACCTGCGCGAGGAGCGGGTCGGGATAGAGGGCGATGCGCTGGACTAGCTGGTCGAGTTGCTGTGGCGCGATGGTGGGCGGCGGGCCTTGTTGCTGCTGGTCGGGAGGGCCGGCCTGTTGCTGATACTGGGGGTCGCCCTGCTGCGGATCGTATTGCTGAGGGTAGGCTTGTTCGTCTTGCTGATTAGGCTGCGCCTGCTGCTGGTCTGGGAGAGGCTGTGGTGGCTGGCGCTCGATGGGGGCTTGCGCGAATGCGGACGCTGACAGAGCAGTTACGAACAAGGTGTTAACCAGGGCGTGGGCGAGTTTTTTCATGGACTCTTTCTTTCGAAGCGAAGGCGGCGGGTTTTTTGATGTTCGAGAGGGTGCATGCCTCTTCTTGCAGATGAGTTCTCCCGCACAGTGATGGACGTTTCTCCGGGCCCAAAAGTTGTGG
The Edaphobacter lichenicola genome window above contains:
- a CDS encoding FMN-binding negative transcriptional regulator, translated to MYIPRANEERRVPVLHSLMRAEPLAALVTLSSSGLVASHIPMVLEEGGSPLGVLRGHVSRANSQWRDLEASVEALAIFSGPQHYISPTWYPGKVEHGREVPTWNYVVVHAYGSLKVMEDKGWMRAHLERLTNENEAETAMPWKVSDAPEEFIETMMKGIVGLELPIGRLEGKWKVSQNRTVRDREGVLEGLSKEGTPESLTMKGLVADAM
- a CDS encoding DUF3300 domain-containing protein, with the translated sequence MKKLAHALVNTLFVTALSASAFAQAPIERQPPQPLPDQQQAQPNQQDEQAYPQQYDPQQGDPQYQQQAGPPDQQQQGPPPTIAPQQLDQLVQRIALYPDPLLAQVLTASTFWNEIPDAATWAQQHNFMTGDSLAQAIQADNLPWDPSVLALLPFPNVLDMMARDPQWTGTLGNAVLGQRPDVMDAVQRQRLLAHDYGYLVPNAYDNVADNGGYLEIQPINPAYYYVPVYSPAIVFYRPRPGFIISTGIRFGPVVTIGPAFGVFGWYGAGFGWGGHTILIDHHPWTRTYYNRGVYVHPYSHPYVRPAAPRVESHTHYEEHGEQHGGDHHH